Proteins from a single region of Cytophagaceae bacterium:
- a CDS encoding NAD-dependent epimerase/dehydratase family protein has translation MTILVTGGAGFIGSSLCIKLKEKYPNYKIIAFDNLKRRGSELNLADFKERDIAFIHGDIRNMEDINAVAGFDVLIEASAEPSVLSGLNSDPSYVINNNLYGSINCFNACLKHKAKLIFLSTSRVYPIETIENAAFTEDPTRFSFSDEQLVKGISSKGISEELDLSGARSFYGTTKLASELFIKEYSSFYDMQSAITRFGVIAGPRQMGKTDQGVVTLWMAKHFWKQSLKYIGYGGLGKQVRDILHVEDLIELIDFQIHNIEKFNGKVFNAGGGLGSSVSLLEMTRICEEISGNKISIGSEIENRPADLRIYITDNSKIETEIGWKPKKTAENIFADIFQWIKTNEQQLINILK, from the coding sequence ATGACTATTTTAGTAACCGGTGGTGCAGGTTTCATAGGCTCTTCTCTTTGTATAAAACTCAAGGAAAAATATCCAAATTACAAAATCATAGCGTTTGACAATCTAAAACGCAGAGGCTCCGAGCTCAATCTGGCTGATTTCAAAGAGAGAGATATAGCGTTTATTCACGGTGATATCAGAAACATGGAAGATATCAACGCCGTAGCAGGTTTTGACGTTTTGATTGAAGCTTCTGCCGAACCTTCGGTACTTTCAGGCCTGAATTCTGACCCCAGTTATGTGATTAACAATAATCTGTATGGATCGATAAACTGTTTCAATGCCTGCTTAAAGCACAAGGCAAAACTCATATTTTTGTCGACGAGCCGGGTTTACCCTATCGAGACCATAGAAAATGCGGCATTTACAGAAGATCCTACCCGCTTCTCTTTTTCTGACGAACAATTGGTAAAAGGAATCTCGTCAAAAGGTATTTCTGAAGAACTCGACTTATCGGGAGCCCGGTCATTTTATGGCACCACAAAACTGGCCTCTGAACTTTTTATCAAAGAGTATTCCTCTTTTTACGATATGCAGTCTGCCATTACCCGATTTGGCGTAATAGCAGGCCCAAGACAAATGGGCAAAACAGATCAGGGAGTAGTAACCCTCTGGATGGCCAAGCACTTCTGGAAGCAATCACTGAAATACATTGGCTATGGCGGACTGGGCAAGCAAGTGCGTGATATTCTTCATGTCGAAGATCTCATCGAGCTTATTGATTTTCAGATTCATAATATCGAAAAATTTAACGGAAAGGTATTCAATGCCGGTGGAGGGCTGGGTTCGAGTGTTTCGCTGCTGGAAATGACCCGTATCTGTGAAGAAATCTCAGGCAATAAAATTTCGATAGGCTCTGAAATAGAAAACCGCCCCGCTGACCTCAGAATCTATATTACCGACAATTCCAAAATAGAAACAGAAATCGGTTGGAAACCCAAAAAGACCGCCGAAAATATATTTGCTGATATTTTTCAGTGGATTAAAACCAATGAACAACAATTAATAAACATCTTAAAGTAA
- a CDS encoding NAD-dependent epimerase/dehydratase family protein codes for MKVAIVTGSAGLIGSESVRFFSEKMDLIVGIDNDQRAYFFGKDASTERSKNELEETINNYKHYSIDIRNYEALQSVFKEYGADIKLVIHTAAQPSHDWAAKEPHTDFTINANGTLNMLELTRLNSPEAVFIFTSTNKVYGDTPNYLPLVELEKRWEIDVNHPYFKEGIDESMSIDNSKHSLFGASKVAADVLAQEYGKYFGMNVGIFRGGCLTGPNHSGTQLHGFLSYLMKCAVTGNHYTVFGYKGKQVRDNIHSYDLVNMFYHFYMNPRQGEVYNAGGSRHSNCSMTEAIEICEEITGNKMNYSYSEDNRIGDHIWYVSDVSKFKSHYPGWSYKYNLRDILEQIFSQQKQFSKTLELGEIKHCNPGL; via the coding sequence ATGAAAGTTGCAATAGTAACGGGTTCAGCGGGTCTGATTGGCAGTGAATCTGTACGTTTTTTTTCAGAAAAAATGGATTTGATCGTAGGCATTGACAACGACCAGAGGGCCTATTTTTTTGGAAAAGACGCCTCAACTGAAAGAAGTAAAAACGAACTGGAAGAAACCATCAACAACTACAAGCACTATTCAATTGATATTCGTAACTATGAAGCCTTACAGTCGGTTTTTAAAGAATATGGTGCTGATATCAAACTGGTGATCCATACCGCTGCCCAACCCAGCCACGACTGGGCCGCTAAAGAACCTCATACCGACTTCACGATAAATGCCAACGGAACACTGAACATGCTGGAGCTAACCCGCCTTAACAGTCCGGAGGCAGTGTTTATTTTTACTTCAACCAACAAAGTTTACGGCGACACCCCCAATTATCTGCCGTTGGTTGAGCTTGAAAAAAGATGGGAAATCGATGTAAACCATCCTTATTTCAAAGAAGGTATTGACGAAAGCATGTCGATTGACAACTCCAAGCACTCACTTTTTGGTGCATCAAAGGTTGCTGCTGATGTGTTGGCTCAGGAATATGGCAAATATTTCGGGATGAATGTCGGGATATTCCGGGGCGGTTGCTTAACCGGTCCCAATCACTCAGGCACCCAGCTGCATGGTTTTCTTTCATATCTGATGAAATGTGCTGTTACTGGCAATCATTATACCGTATTTGGCTACAAAGGAAAGCAGGTCAGAGACAATATACACTCTTATGACCTCGTCAATATGTTCTATCATTTTTACATGAACCCACGCCAGGGCGAGGTATATAATGCCGGAGGTAGCAGGCATTCAAACTGCTCAATGACCGAAGCAATAGAAATATGTGAGGAAATCACAGGCAATAAAATGAATTACTCTTACTCTGAAGATAACCGTATCGGCGACCATATCTGGTATGTTTCAGATGTTTCTAAATTCAAAAGCCATTACCCAGGATGGTCGTACAAGTATAACCTCAGAGATATCCTTGAACAGATTTTCTCGCAGCAAAAGCAGTTTAGCAAAACACTAGAATTAGGTGAAATTAAGCATTGTAATCCCGGCCTATAA
- a CDS encoding glycosyltransferase family 2 protein, with protein sequence MKLSIVIPAYNEAESVSETINELVKVLSDRKIEHEILVVNDNSKDNTLEVLESLAAVHPSVRFVTNTGPNGFGYAVRYGLERFSGDCVAVMMADLSDSPHDLIKFYDTMVQGNFDCVFGSRFMKGGKTIDYPFLKKIINRVANAIIRTVMNINYNDTTNAFKLYKKHTIEGLKPFLSPHFNLTIELPLKAIIRGFSYTVVPNSWTNRKYGESKLKIREMGSRYFFILMYCFVEKYFSRGDFVKKW encoded by the coding sequence GTGAAATTAAGCATTGTAATCCCGGCCTATAATGAGGCTGAATCAGTAAGTGAAACCATAAACGAACTCGTTAAAGTTCTCTCTGACAGAAAAATCGAACACGAAATTCTCGTGGTCAATGATAATTCTAAAGACAATACCCTCGAGGTACTGGAATCTTTGGCGGCCGTTCATCCATCGGTCAGATTTGTGACCAATACCGGCCCCAATGGCTTTGGCTATGCTGTAAGGTATGGCCTGGAGCGGTTTTCAGGCGATTGTGTGGCAGTTATGATGGCCGACTTGTCTGATTCGCCACACGATCTGATCAAGTTTTATGACACCATGGTACAAGGAAACTTTGACTGCGTGTTTGGTAGCAGATTTATGAAAGGGGGAAAAACAATTGATTATCCTTTTCTGAAAAAAATAATAAACCGCGTCGCCAATGCCATCATCAGAACTGTGATGAACATTAATTACAATGACACTACCAATGCTTTTAAGTTATACAAAAAACACACTATTGAGGGATTAAAGCCTTTTTTGTCTCCTCATTTTAATCTCACCATCGAGTTACCACTTAAAGCCATTATAAGGGGCTTTAGCTACACTGTAGTGCCTAATTCGTGGACCAACCGGAAATATGGAGAATCAAAATTAAAAATCAGGGAAATGGGTAGCCGATACTTCTTTATTCTGATGTATTGTTTTGTGGAGAAATATTTTTCAAGGGGTGACTTTGTTAAAAAATGGTAG
- a CDS encoding MFS transporter, with amino-acid sequence MNKKIGNYRWTICALVFFATTVNYLDRQVISLLKSVLSDEMNWDDGDYANIEIAFKLFYSFGMLIAGRVVDKLGTKIGYAVATGLWSVAAIAHALASSAFGFMMARAALGVTEAGNFPAAIKSTAEWFPKKERALATGIFNSGTNIGAIVAPLSVPFIAAAWGWQWAFIITGLIGFIWLILWQKYYTSPADNKKLSKEEYDYIHSDVEDEAVEGKTEKVPWLKLLGYRQTWAFAIGKFLTDPVWWFYLFWLPDFLQSEYKLTLTQIAIPVAVVYMISTIGSVGGGYLPMAFINRNMPAFKARKTSMLIFALFVLPVVFSQEAGKINMWLAVLVIGIAAAAHQAWSANIFTTVSDMFPKNATASVTGIGGMMGGLGGIFLTWAVQKNMFVHYRELGQIETAYYIMFAICAAAYLLAWLVMHFLVPKMKKIEL; translated from the coding sequence ATGAACAAAAAAATAGGAAATTACCGTTGGACTATCTGTGCGTTGGTATTTTTTGCAACTACAGTCAATTACCTCGACCGACAAGTAATTAGTCTCCTTAAATCAGTTCTTTCTGATGAAATGAACTGGGATGACGGTGACTACGCCAATATCGAAATAGCATTCAAACTGTTTTATTCGTTCGGTATGCTTATAGCCGGCAGGGTGGTTGATAAGTTGGGAACCAAGATAGGTTATGCTGTAGCAACCGGCTTATGGAGTGTGGCAGCTATTGCACATGCTCTGGCGAGTTCAGCTTTCGGATTTATGATGGCCCGGGCAGCATTAGGTGTAACCGAGGCGGGTAATTTTCCGGCTGCAATAAAAAGTACGGCGGAATGGTTTCCTAAAAAAGAGCGTGCCCTGGCAACTGGTATCTTTAACTCAGGAACAAACATCGGTGCTATAGTGGCACCATTGAGTGTTCCGTTTATAGCTGCCGCATGGGGTTGGCAATGGGCGTTTATAATTACGGGTTTGATTGGGTTTATTTGGCTGATTTTGTGGCAAAAATATTATACCTCGCCCGCTGATAACAAAAAACTTAGCAAGGAAGAGTACGATTACATTCATTCTGATGTTGAAGATGAAGCCGTTGAAGGGAAAACAGAAAAAGTGCCCTGGTTAAAATTATTGGGTTACAGACAAACCTGGGCATTTGCCATTGGTAAGTTTCTGACTGACCCGGTTTGGTGGTTTTACCTGTTCTGGTTGCCGGATTTTCTGCAAAGCGAGTACAAACTTACTCTTACTCAAATCGCCATTCCGGTAGCTGTTGTTTATATGATTTCGACTATAGGAAGCGTTGGAGGAGGATACTTGCCTATGGCTTTCATAAACAGAAATATGCCAGCTTTTAAAGCAAGAAAGACCTCAATGTTGATATTTGCTTTATTTGTATTGCCGGTAGTATTTTCTCAGGAAGCCGGAAAAATCAACATGTGGCTGGCAGTTCTAGTGATCGGTATTGCAGCGGCAGCTCACCAGGCCTGGAGTGCCAATATTTTCACCACAGTATCAGATATGTTTCCAAAAAACGCCACCGCTTCAGTTACTGGCATCGGTGGCATGATGGGTGGACTTGGAGGTATTTTCCTGACCTGGGCAGTTCAGAAAAACATGTTTGTACATTACCGTGAACTCGGTCAGATAGAAACGGCCTATTATATCATGTTTGCCATTTGTGCCGCGGCATACCTGTTGGCGTGGTTGGTTATGCATTTTTTAGTTCCAAAAATGAAGAAAATTGAGCTTTAA
- a CDS encoding bifunctional 4-hydroxy-2-oxoglutarate aldolase/2-dehydro-3-deoxy-phosphogluconate aldolase has protein sequence MAKYTRLEVAAKMKETGMVPLFFHSDVELGKNILKACYEGGARLMEFTSRGDFAHEIFGELNKYALKELPGMIMGVGSVTDAAAASQYMLLGANFVVTPVFREDIAIVCNRRKVLWSPGCGSLTEIARAEELGCEVVKLFPGDVYGPKFVKGVLGPQPWTNIMPTGGVTPEESNLKAWFDAGVWCVGMGSQLISKEILDTKNYEKLKEDVKIALETIQKVRKK, from the coding sequence ATGGCAAAATATACCAGATTAGAAGTAGCCGCAAAAATGAAGGAAACCGGTATGGTGCCTTTGTTTTTTCATTCGGATGTCGAACTTGGGAAAAACATACTCAAAGCCTGTTATGAAGGCGGTGCAAGATTGATGGAATTTACGAGCAGAGGAGATTTTGCTCACGAAATTTTCGGCGAACTCAACAAGTATGCCCTGAAAGAGCTTCCCGGAATGATCATGGGTGTCGGCTCGGTAACTGATGCGGCAGCAGCTTCTCAATATATGTTACTGGGTGCAAATTTCGTTGTAACTCCCGTTTTCCGCGAGGATATTGCGATAGTTTGCAACCGCAGAAAGGTACTTTGGTCACCGGGTTGTGGCAGTTTGACCGAAATCGCCCGTGCTGAGGAATTGGGTTGTGAGGTAGTAAAATTGTTTCCGGGAGATGTCTATGGCCCAAAATTCGTAAAAGGCGTTTTGGGACCTCAACCCTGGACCAATATCATGCCCACTGGTGGAGTTACACCCGAAGAAAGCAACCTGAAGGCCTGGTTTGATGCCGGTGTATGGTGTGTAGGGATGGGCTCGCAGTTGATTTCAAAAGAAATTCTGGATACCAAAAACTATGAAAAGTTAAAAGAGGATGTAAAAATTGCTCTTGAAACTATTCAGAAAGTTAGAAAAAAGTAG